The following are encoded together in the Drosophila sechellia strain sech25 chromosome 3R, ASM438219v1, whole genome shotgun sequence genome:
- the LOC6612785 gene encoding chaoptin, whose protein sequence is MEAWKQLPNGGRFLLLLLACFAHLGHPILAWRPCPELSPALRLPCRCNVVPFAATGQLGAVAMDCDRVVFHGDAPQLPYGAPIVAYTQRHSGQQVLPAQTFGQLKLTIEELDLSYNLIRRIPEKAFDGLKDSLNELRLANNLLGDNLNPIFSTAELHVLKNLRILDLSGNKIKLIEEGLLKGCVDLKEFYIDRNSLTSVPTNSLNGPSALRHLSLRQNQIGSLLADSFNAQRQLEIIDLRHNVIRSIDSLAFKGLQKIREIKLAGNRISHLNSDVFEKLQSLQKLDLSENFFGQFPTVALAAVPGLKHLNLSSNMLQQLDYTHMQVVRSLESLDFSRNTITSITPGTFREMGALKYLDLSLNSLRTIEDDALEGLDSLQTLIIKDNNILLVPGSALGRLPQLTSLQLDYNRVAALSAEILGSLQAGDITTLSLSRNVIRELPPGSFQMFSSLHTLDLSGNSLAVINADTFAGLESTLMALKLSQNRLTGLGGAPWVLPELRSLDLSGNTLTELPSTIFEELENLQSLNLSGNHLTPLTGALFKPLDRLQVIDLSRCNIRQISGDLLAGLQDLKHIYLNDNQLQELQDGSFVNLWNISSIDLSNNRIGSIRSGAFVNVMKLQKLDLHGNQLSAFKGEYFNTGTGIEELDISDNQLSYLFPSSFRIHPRLREIRAANNKFSFFPAELISTLQYLEHIDLSHNQLKTIEELDFARLPRLRVLLVANNQLDMVSEMAFHNSTQLQILDLANNNLDRIGERTFEGLVRLEQLNLEGNRLSELSDGVFERTKLQMLENINLAHNRFEYAPLNALQRQFFFVSSVDLSHNKIKELPGDDSIMVNIKRIDLSFNPLSSKAVHNVLNEPKTVRELSLAGTGIENLELLETPFLQFLNLSHNKLKNVKPEVFQRVTLLETLDLSSNQLESLEDLSMAWPQLQVLQSLDVSNNSFEIVSQSNFGKLEMLRSLRLSHLPQCTRIEKNAFKQLPNLVSLEAYDLPLLGYLDLQGILELLPGLEVLDIEVKDSSIGSEQIQPLKHPRLKSLGIRGERLKSISSGTLAGLKSNDLIVQLRNTSLNALPPALLFPVPRSSHLSLNVEGSKITVLVPQFLNALEDRRASLQLQGLASNPIVCDCNARALRRWLPSSGMPDVTCASPAYLLNRKLIEVGDDELTCDARRMTSSTSRPTSSVPHLLKTSSQLVTRSSSTTEEPLIIWSLEPTQPPSLKKMKTKAPLMKAQSPIISNDDTLIIGIVGGVVAFIAILIIIICIIRLRMSNAEYQQNATMIGIPAGMQMGAHNAAYNYKNGAGAALYAVPPYHATLPHKAASIHQSSQNLSQRQQQQQQQQQQQVAAAAAAYSTMSRMSYFSGAGGGNGDGAESLTHQHPHQHQPYIIYSDDKAYR, encoded by the exons ATGGAAGCGTGGAAGCAGCTGCCAAACGGAGGGCGTTTCCTGCTGCTTCTCCTGGCCTGCTTCGCCCACCTGGGCCACCCAATCCTCGCCTGGCGCCCATGTCCGGAGCTCAGCCCCGCCCTCCGTCTGCCATGCAG GTGCAATGTGGTTCCGTTTGCGGCGACTGGCCAACTGGGAGCCGTGGCCATGGACTGCGATCGCGTTGTCTTCCACGGCGATGCCCCGCAACTGCCTTATGGAGCGCCCAtcgtggcgtatacgcaacgtcaCAGCGGCCAACAGGTGCTGCCCGCCCAG ACTTTTGGTCAACTCAAATTGACCATTGAGGAGCTGGATCTGTCCTACAATCTCATCCGAAGGATTCCGGAGAAGGCATTCGATGGCCTCAAGGATTCGCTGAACGAACTGCGACTAGCGAACAATTTGTTGGGCGACAATCTTAATCCCATCTTCTCCACCGCCGAACTGCATGTGCTGAAGAACCTGCGGATCCTGGATTTGTCCGGAAACAAGATCAAGCTGATCGAGGAGGGTCTTCTCAAGGGCTGTGTGGATCTTAAGGAGTTCTACATCGATCGCAATAGCCTGACATCGGTGCCCACCAACTCTCTGAATGGCCCAAGTGCCCTGAGACACCTGTCGCTGCGCCAGAACCAGATTG GATCACTCCTCGCGGACTCATTCAATGCCCAGCGGCAGCTGGAGATCATCGATCTTCGCCACAATGTCATCCGCAGCATTGACAGTTTGGCCTTCAAGGGACTGCAGAAGATCCGGGAGATCAAGTTGGCCGGGAATCGGATCAGTCACCTCAACAGCGACGTCTTCGAGAAGCTGCAGTCTCTGCAGAAACTGGATCTGTCCGAGAACTTCTTCGGTCAGTTTCCCACGGTGGCACTGGCCGCGGTTCCCGGATTGAAGCACCTTAATCTGTCCTCGAATATGCTACAG CAATTGGACTACACCCACATGCAGGTGGTAAGGAGCTTGGAAAGCTTGGACTTCAGTCGCAACACCATAACCAGCATTACACCAGGAACTTTCCGGGAGATGGGTGCTCTGAAGTATCTGGACCTCAGCTTAAACTCCTTGAGAACG ATCGAAGACGACGCTTTGGAGGGATTGGACAGCCTGCAGACCCTCATCATCAAGGACAACAACATCCTGTTGGTGCCCGGCAGTGCTCTGGGTCGCCTGCCCCAACTGACATCCCTCCAGTTGGACTACAATCGAGTGGCTGCTCTTTCCGCGGAGATCCTTGGATCGCTCCAGGCGGGCGATATAACAACGCTATCCCTGTCGAGGAATGTCATTCGGGAACTGCCGCCCGGCAGTTTCCAGATGTTCAGCAGCCTGCACACCCTGGATCTGTCTGGAAATTCCTTAGCTGTGATCAATGCGGACACCTTTGCCGGACTGGAGAGTACTTTGATGGCCCTGAAGCTGTCGCAGAACAGACTGACGGGTCTGGGCGGAGCTCCCTGGGTGCTGCCGGAGCTGAGAAGTCTGGACCTAAGTGGCAATACGCTGACGGAGTTGCCAAGTACTATATTCGAGGAACTGGAGAACCTGCAGTCCCTCAACCTGAGTGGCAATCACCTGACTCCTCTGACTGGAGCTCTCTTCAAGCCCTTGGATCGCCTGCAGGTCATCGATCTGAGTCGGTGCAACATTCGGCAGATAAGTGGTGACCTCCTGGCAGGCTTGCAGGATCTCAAGCACATTTACCTCAATGATAACCAGCTGCAGGAGCTCCAGGATGGCAGCTTTGTGAACCTGTGGAACATTAGCTCCATTGATCTATCCAACAACCGCATTGGATCCATTCGATCTGGAGCCTTCGTGAATGTGATGAAGCTCCAGAAGCTGGATCTCCATGGTAATCAGCTGTCCGCCTTCAAGGGCGAGTACTTCAATACGGGAACGGGAATAGAGGAGCTGGACATTTCGGACAATCAGCTGAGCTACCTGTTTCCCTCCTCCTTCCGAATCCATCCAAGACTAAGGGAAATTCGCGCAGCCAATAAcaagttttcctttttcccgGCGGAACTAATTTCCACCCTGCAATACCTGGAGCACATCGACTTGTCCCACAACCAGTTGAAGACCATCGAGGAACTCGACTTTGCCCGCTTGCCACGCCTGCGCGTCCTACTAGTGGCCAACAATCAACTGGACATGGTCAGCGAAATGGCTTTCCACAATTCCACCCAACTGCAGATCCTGGATCTGGCCAACAACAATTTGGATCGCATTGGAGAGCGAACTTTTGAGGGCTTGGTTCGATTGGAGCAGCTCAACCTGGAGGGCAACCGCCTGTCAGAGCTGTCGGATGGAGTCTTCGAGCGCACGAAGCTCCAGATGCTGGAGAACATCAACCTGGCCCACAATCGCTTTGAATACGCTCCATTGAATGCCTTGCAAAGACAGTTCTTCTTTGTGTCCTCAGTGGACTTGAGCCATAACAAGATCAAGGAGCTGCCAGGAGATGACAGCATCATGGTGAACATAAAGAGGATCGATCTTTCCTTTAATCCTTTGAGTTCCAAGGCAGTCCACAATGTCCTCAACGAACCCAAGACAGTCAGAGAGCTCAGTCTAGCGGGCACGGGCATTGAGAACTTGGAACTCCTGGAGACACCCTTCCTGCAGTTCCTGAATCTCTCCCACAACAAGCTGAAGAATGTCAAACCAGAGGTTTTCCAAAGGGTGACACTTTTGGAAACGCTTGACCTCTCCAGCAATCAGTTGGAGTCCCTGGAAGATCTTTCCATGGCTTGGCCCCAACTTCAGGTGCTCCAATCCCTAGACGTGTCCAACAACAGCTTTGAGATCGTCTCTCAGTCCAACTTTGGCAAGCTGGAGATGCTGCGATCGCTGCGCCTGAGCCACCTGCCCCAGTGCACGAGGATCGAAAAGAACGCATTCAAGCAGCTGCCCAATCTGGTCAGCTTGGAGGCCTATGATCTTCCACTGCTTGGCTACCTAGACCTCCAGGGAATCCTGGAACTCCTGCCCGGCTTGGAGGTCCTCGATATCGAAGTAAAGGATTCCAGCATCGGTAGCGAGCAGATACAACCGCTAAAGCATCCGCGACTCAAGAGCCTGGGAATCAGAGGTGAACGACTCAAGTCCATATCCTCTGGCACGCTGGCTGGTCTGAAGAGCAATGATCTGATCGTCCAGCTGCGGAACACTTCCCTAAATGCCCTGCCCCCAGCATTGCTCTTCCCCGTGCCGAGATCGTCCCATTTGAGCCTGAATGTCGAGGGATCCAAGATCACAGTGCTGGTGCCACAGTTCTTAAACGCTCTAGAAGATCGCAGGGCCAGTCTGCAGCTCCAGGGATTGGCCAGCAATCCGATAGTGTGCGATTGCAATGCTCGAGCTCTGCGAAGATGGTTGCCCAGTTCCGGTATGCCCGATGTCACCTGTGCCTCGCCTGCCTACTTGCTCAATCGGAAACTCATTGAAGTCGGGGATGATGAGTTGACCTGTGATGCCCGAAGGATGACTTCCTCCACTTCCAGACCCACTTCATCAGTGCCACACCTGCTGAAGACTTCCAGCCAATTGGTGACCAGGAGCAGTTCCACCACCGAGGAGCCACTGATAATCTGGAGCCTAGAGCCCACTCAGCCGCCCAGTCTAAAGAAGATGAAGACCAAGGCACCGCTGATGAAGGCCCAGTCCCCGATTATAAGCAACGATGATACCCTAATCATAGGCATCGTGGGAGGAGTGGTGGCCTTCATAGCCAtactcatcatcatcatctgcaTCATAAGGCTGCGCATGAGCAATGCGGAGTACCAGCAGAACGCGACCATGATTGGCATCCCGGCGGGCATGCAAATGGGAGCCCACAATGCGGCGTACAACTACAAGAATGGAGCGGGAGCAGCCCTGTACGCGGTGCCTCCTTACCACGCCACCCTGCCCCACAAGGCGGCCTCCATCCACCAGTCCAGCCAGAATCTCTCccagcgccagcagcagcagcaacaacagcagcagcagcaggtggctgcagcagcggctgcCTACTCGACCATGTCCCGCATGTCGTACTTCAGCGGAGCGGGCGGCGGTAACGGCGATGGAGCCGAGAGCCTGACGCACCAGCATCCGCACCAGCACCAGCCCTACATCATATACTCGGATGACAAGGCCTACAGATAA